A genome region from Thermoanaerobacterium xylanolyticum LX-11 includes the following:
- the argC gene encoding N-acetyl-gamma-glutamyl-phosphate reductase codes for MVRVGILGATGYTGVELIRILSNHEDVQIKYLSSQNFNGKKIEDVYHSLKGFCKVELQELNIDDIVESCDVVFTALPSGYAMNMAEKLCKSGVKLIDLGADFRFDDFKTYKEWYGVSSDVYGSVSRVYGLPEIHRDVIKNAMIVGNPGCYPTSAILGLAPALKSGIIENHIIIDSKSGVSGAGHSPKQGNMYAECNESIKPYNVAKHRHIPEIEQELSKLNHEDTKVVFTPHLTPMTRGILSTMYCRLKKDISIESIHEIYSEFYKDEYFVKILDIGEYPSTKSVYGSNFCHIGLEIDRHSNTLIIMSVIDNLVKGASGQAVQNMNIMFGINEAKGLKMVPVFP; via the coding sequence ATGGTGAGGGTCGGCATATTAGGAGCTACAGGCTATACAGGTGTAGAGCTCATTAGAATCTTATCAAATCACGAAGATGTCCAGATAAAATACTTATCATCTCAAAATTTCAATGGTAAAAAAATTGAAGATGTGTATCACTCTTTAAAAGGATTTTGTAAAGTAGAGCTTCAGGAACTAAATATTGACGATATTGTTGAAAGCTGTGATGTGGTATTTACAGCACTTCCATCTGGATATGCAATGAATATGGCTGAAAAATTATGCAAAAGTGGAGTAAAGCTAATTGACCTTGGTGCGGATTTTAGATTTGATGATTTCAAAACTTACAAGGAGTGGTATGGGGTAAGTAGCGATGTTTACGGCAGCGTAAGTAGAGTTTATGGGCTTCCAGAGATTCATAGGGATGTGATTAAAAATGCGATGATTGTTGGGAATCCGGGATGTTATCCTACATCTGCAATTCTTGGTTTGGCGCCAGCTCTAAAAAGCGGAATAATAGAAAATCATATAATAATTGATTCCAAATCTGGTGTATCTGGCGCAGGCCACAGTCCAAAGCAGGGAAATATGTATGCAGAGTGCAATGAAAGCATAAAGCCTTACAACGTGGCAAAGCACAGACACATACCAGAAATAGAACAAGAGCTTTCAAAGTTAAATCACGAAGATACAAAAGTCGTTTTTACTCCCCATTTGACGCCTATGACAAGAGGAATATTAAGCACTATGTACTGCCGATTGAAAAAAGATATTTCGATAGAAAGCATTCACGAGATTTACAGTGAGTTCTATAAAGATGAATATTTTGTGAAAATATTGGATATCGGTGAATATCCATCTACAAAAAGCGTATATGGATCAAATTTTTGCCATATTGGATTAGAAATTGATAGGCATTCTAATACATTGATAATCATGTCTGTCATTGATAATTTGGTGAAAGGTGCATCTGGGCAGGCTGTCCAAAACATGAATATAATGTTTGGCATCAATGAAGCTAAAGGATTAAAGATGGTGCCAGTTTTTCCATAA